A region of the Uranotaenia lowii strain MFRU-FL unplaced genomic scaffold, ASM2978415v1 HiC_scaffold_974, whole genome shotgun sequence genome:
tccgcgcttggtggcctggcaactggatctcgaatgaggaactacatcgccggtgtcatcaaagggcgctagaaatcgagattcgggaacgtaagtggagatggattgggcacacgctgcgaaaagatgaaaacgagatttgcagagaggcgatagattggaatccagaaggtcatcgaagaagaggcaggcccagaaactcgtggcggcgaagcctagccgctgaaatccgaactgtcgacaagaatcttgactgggaccaggtgaagacgctggctccggatcgtcaacagtggaggtcttttaccacggccctatgcaccggaggatcggcgcgggatcattaagtaaggtCAAAAACAAGTCCGCTACTCTATCGTCTGTTCCCTGGCGCTTGGCCGGTGACGGTTTCCATCctcctttgtcttgtgatggaatACGGAGAAACGAAAAAATCACAAAGCTTGTTATCGTCAATCGCGTGCCAATACCGTTCCGATATCGGCATGTCATGATTGGAGTAGATCATGAACTGGGTGTAGCAAAGATGATTATAAACATCATagaaaattgttattatttctttaATAAATATGTTATATTATAATTGTATTATtgtaaactaaaataaataTGTGTTTGAAGTATTACCTTGTGTCTTTCATTGAAGGCTGAACAACAGGAAGAAAATATCTTCTTCCTGTGTAGTGCGGGCACTGCTACTGAGCAGCAAGCGATTCTACGATTTTGTTGACCTCGTTGATCACATCGATGTCCTCAAGTTTTTTGTCTGGAGCATCAACTTCATTCTGGGTCGAGGCAGCATCGGCGAGATCTAGAAGAGCCTGTGTGTTGGTGGCGACTGGGACTGGCTTTTTCTTCTGCTTCTGTTTTTTGGCAGGAGCGGAAGCGGCAGGAGCGGCAGCAGCCACGGCTGATTCTGCCACAATCGGTACTACTGGGGCAGCAGGAAAAGCGGCGGCAACCTCttcgtcatcatcatcgtcatcatcatcatcatcatcatcgttagGTGACCGTTTTTGCTGATCATGTATCGGTTCAACAGCGACTGAAGCTGAAGTAGCAATTTCATCGTCATTGATTTCGTCTCCCACAGCGCCTATAACATAAATGAAATGAATCCAGCTTATAACCTAACAGTGCTAACTCCTTTGATGGATACTCCATTACCCACCAATTAGATTATAACCAGCGTCATCGTTATCATCGCCTAGATAAAATTCGCcagaatcatcatcatcatctccaGTCACTGGAGGTGGGACGGGATCAACGACAGAGTCAGCATTGGCAACATCATCGGCAACCTGTCGGTAGATCAGAGCTCGCTTTCGGGCGATCCGACCATCTATAATATAAGACCAGCATATTAACAGATTAACCTTTGAGCGGGTTATTAAACTTACCCCCAATTGGACTCGATGAAGTTAAGACAATTATTATAAGAATCAATAACAGCTCACGTAAAAATGTtactttcattttgaaaaaaaacttaaatgacTGCAGGAGATGGTTGGAAGATTATATATGATCATCTTATGGTATGACTGTCGAGTGGCAGTGTTTTTTCTACACGAAACGAATGAGGGAATATTTGCGgacgaaaaaaaatgcttgtACAATGAACTTATACTCAATAAACAACGAAGCAAGCATGGACAATGGAGTTATTCTTATACGTAGGTTAAGAACAGGGTTGTAGGCACGCAACTTAGCACCAGGGGCCAACACTCCTTCTCGGGAACTTCAACCCGAAACCCGAAATCGAAATCTTATCTGGAATCAGAACAGTCCCAATGCTGCCACGAACctggttttgaactttttcacaatTCCATTCGAATCAATCTGCTTCCAAGTTTCTGTTACTGATTTATACTCCTCGCACTTCATAAGTTTTAGCCACTCCTTCTTTTTAAAACAGGTAGTAGTCCCACGAAATGACGTTGGCTTATCAGGTTGCAATTTACTGTTAAACCGACGACAAAATCCTGGTACCTGGCAGGCAATGCTCCCCTGTTCGATCGATGTACATagacactagactgccccaaatttgtatgggaaatttaaaacttgtgaaatgttatgcgctgcagtcttaaattgatcctaggcttagtacaagatctcatgccagaTTTGGGCtaaatcggatcacgggaaggagtCGCTCAACGAACCTGGAGCTTGTATgagatttcgagacattttgttcgggagaaacatgaaaacccagtttttttctcaataacatTGGTTCCCTTGGGCCGatagttataaggcttcaaaaataagCTAACTTTTTAAaaggtgatattcatcactgttaatgagtcggggtGGTCGAACATATTGATGCCTCATTAACAGTGTTGAATACCacgcttaaaaaagttagcctatttttgaagccttataacttatTTATCTTAAATCTAATGTAAATGCTGcctttgaatgaaatatttgtcataattgaggctttaagaaaaactgcattaaaaacaaatcgGTCGAAAACAAccgaagttattgatgaaaaactggtttttcatgtttcttccgaacaaaatttctcaaaatcccatacaaatttcaggcttACTGTATTTTGCGATACGCTATATAGTGATCATTGATGATTTCACGTTCAGAAAATAGGACGCCTAGTATTGATTAGAAAAGCTGACAAACACCACGTACCTACGCTTTACTTTCGAATATCTGAAAATGATCGATCGATAGTTTCCGTTCATACCAGCGTTTAAAAGGGCTCATCCCGAAAGTACGGACGGGATGAAAAACGATTCTGAATATACGTAGCTGTTCTAATAgcttatctttaaaaaaacttttctcgAGACCGGCCTCCAAAAACATCTCCTTTAGGCTAGGTAATAATACAGCCAGTGTTGGGCAAGTTTGCGGCGCTAATTAATTCGCTAAGATGGATTTCAATCACGGCCATGCtttctttttgtttcaaagcatcACTTCCTTttagaaaaaactgatttcacaAGTCAGAACCAGGTAATCATTTCTATTGCCGTTGAAATGCGTATtatgatctattttttttaacttttttctgtgtGTTACGGAACGACAAACGCAATATttacgaacgaaaaaaaaacacgcggCAAAGCTGTACAATGAACTTTACTTAGAAggtaacaaaaaatacaatacaaTGGCGTTATTCTTACACTTAAAAGAGCGTCATCTTCAGAAGAACAGGGTTGTAGGGATGTAGACTAGTCACGCTAAATAGAATCGAGGTAGCCCCAACACTGACTGGTAAAACTTCAATCACACCCACTTGTGTGTTATCAGCATGGAATTGTCAACTGAAATCTACAAAATCTCAGCTCACTCGGAGATGTTTTATAGGTGCTTCAGACTGCCAATCCATATTTCCCTTCTTCAGGAAGAATATTCCATATCAATGCTCAAAAATGTTTCCCTTTACTTTTGCTATCACTATTTATGcgattttcgtcatttttgtcatttttgtcattttgttcatttgtcATTTGTTCTTAATATCaatgattttgtaatttttgtcatttttgtcatttttgtcatttttgtcatttttgtcatatttgtcatttttgtcatttttgtcatttttgtcattttgtcatttttgtcatttttgtaatttttgtcatttttgtcatttttgtcatttttgtcatttttgtcatttttgtcatttttgtcatttttgtcatttttgtcatttttgtcatttttgtcatttttgtcatttttgtcatttctgtcatttttgtcatttttgtcatttttgtcatttttgtcatttttgtcatttttgtcatttttgtcatttttgtcatttttgtcatttttgtcatt
Encoded here:
- the LOC129761020 gene encoding putative uncharacterized protein DDB_G0270496, which produces MKVTFLRELLLILIIIVLTSSSPIGDGRIARKRALIYRQVADDVANADSVVDPVPPPVTGDDDDDSGEFYLGDDNDDAGYNLIGAVGDEINDDEIATSASVAVEPIHDQQKRSPNDDDDDDDDDDDDEEVAAAFPAAPVVPIVAESAVAAAAPAASAPAKKQKQKKKPVPVATNTQALLDLADAASTQNEVDAPDKKLEDIDVINEVNKIVESLAAQ